In Candidatus Epulonipiscium sp., a single genomic region encodes these proteins:
- a CDS encoding proton-conducting membrane transporter: protein MLLTILIAVPLAGALIMSLMRERSINIPFIASAIVLAMGGFTIRDVFRGMSLTYKMDLTGPFTLALHMDPLSAVFVVLAAFLWLVVSIYAPDYMKYEGRKKGYEICTLFTLTAVLGVFLAGNLLTMLLFFELMTVVSYFWVVHRWDKGAIKAGYFYLFFSIIGGLFIALGIVLMGISTDVPLNIGVGSITPLNPRFFAWSIVLFVIGFGIKAGMAPLHLWLPHAHSAAPTPSSALLSGLLIKVGAYGLIRVGEFAGWGTRLGSEVSWLGPSLAILGICTMLIGVVAALLQSDAKRLLAYHSVSQMGYIILGLGIGLYLGLDGGLGLMGSIYHIVNHALFKVALFLGVGIIYIHSKETNLYKLGGLRRRFPITAILMFLAVLGITGTPGLNGYASKTLLHHGVSLAAEGGVAWVIWVERLFLLVGVGTAASFAKLYYLIFLGEPTKIKVSDDRFPRMQISMGLLVLVMIVIGLVPKLFPNIIAVPVSRALGMEDAAASLVNFSFWNLSDVMGMVITLALGILVCWMGLRTGAFHWTPPIWLTLEGLGKLNGMGIIYIFQKLEKTFCYLTTDIWEVIKTISSRLCLTLNKFNKSRNGTVGGATLTGISADAALLVLALVLLIIWYTLTHPGLASM, encoded by the coding sequence ATGTTGCTTACGATACTTATAGCTGTTCCCCTTGCAGGAGCACTTATTATGTCCCTAATGCGGGAAAGGTCAATAAACATACCTTTTATCGCCAGTGCTATCGTTCTTGCTATGGGAGGTTTTACCATTAGAGATGTTTTTAGGGGCATGTCACTAACTTATAAAATGGATTTAACGGGTCCCTTTACCCTGGCCCTTCACATGGATCCCCTCTCCGCGGTTTTTGTAGTATTAGCAGCTTTCCTCTGGCTGGTTGTTTCAATATATGCACCGGACTATATGAAATATGAAGGCAGAAAAAAGGGTTATGAGATTTGCACGCTGTTTACCCTAACGGCAGTATTGGGAGTTTTTTTAGCCGGTAACCTACTTACAATGTTACTTTTTTTTGAGCTGATGACTGTCGTATCGTATTTTTGGGTTGTACATCGATGGGATAAAGGCGCTATTAAGGCTGGATATTTCTATTTGTTTTTTAGTATAATTGGTGGTCTTTTTATAGCTTTAGGGATTGTATTAATGGGTATATCTACAGATGTTCCACTAAATATTGGGGTAGGCTCTATTACTCCTTTAAATCCACGCTTTTTCGCATGGAGTATTGTTCTTTTTGTAATAGGGTTTGGGATAAAGGCAGGTATGGCGCCCTTGCATCTTTGGCTGCCCCATGCACACTCAGCGGCACCTACCCCTAGCAGCGCGCTTTTATCGGGATTATTGATAAAGGTAGGGGCTTATGGCCTAATACGAGTAGGGGAATTTGCAGGTTGGGGCACAAGACTAGGAAGTGAAGTGTCTTGGCTTGGTCCAAGTCTAGCTATACTTGGTATCTGTACGATGCTAATAGGTGTTGTAGCAGCACTGCTTCAAAGTGATGCTAAGCGGCTTTTAGCCTATCATAGTGTAAGTCAAATGGGTTATATCATTTTAGGATTAGGTATTGGTCTTTATCTAGGTTTAGATGGTGGACTTGGATTAATGGGATCAATTTATCATATTGTAAACCATGCCTTATTTAAAGTTGCCCTGTTTTTAGGTGTTGGTATTATTTACATTCATTCGAAAGAGACAAATTTGTATAAGCTGGGTGGGCTTAGACGGCGTTTCCCCATCACTGCTATACTAATGTTTCTAGCGGTACTAGGTATTACCGGTACCCCGGGACTTAATGGTTATGCTAGTAAGACTCTGCTTCACCATGGGGTTAGTTTGGCTGCTGAAGGTGGTGTAGCTTGGGTTATTTGGGTAGAACGGCTGTTTCTATTAGTAGGGGTTGGTACAGCCGCATCATTTGCGAAGTTATACTACTTAATATTTTTGGGGGAGCCTACTAAGATTAAGGTATCTGATGATAGGTTCCCACGGATGCAAATATCTATGGGATTATTGGTATTAGTTATGATAGTAATAGGGCTTGTACCAAAACTTTTTCCAAATATCATTGCTGTGCCAGTATCAAGAGCCTTAGGGATGGAAGATGCCGCAGCTAGTTTGGTTAATTTTTCTTTTTGGAATCTAAGTGATGTCATGGGCATGGTAATTACTTTAGCCCTTGGTATACTGGTGTGCTGGATGGGACTTAGGACGGGAGCTTTTCATTGGACCCCCCCTATTTGGTTAACATTAGAGGGCTTAGGAAAGTTGAATGGTATGGGGATAATTTATATTTTTCAAAAACTTGAAAAGACTTTTTGTTATTTAACCACAGATATTTGGGAAGTAATAAAGACTATAAGTTCTCGTCTTTGCCTCACCCTTAATAAATTTAACAAATCTAGAAACGGTACGGTTGGAGGTGCTACTCTAACGGGGATTAGTGCTGATGCTGCGCTACTAGTTTTAGCATTGGTGCTTTTAATAATCTGGTACACCTTAACCCATCCCGGTTTAGCTAGCATGTAA
- a CDS encoding monovalent cation/H+ antiporter subunit D family protein — protein sequence MLYLILALSSGIIGGLIVALMPRDGERVNNLRKLIVALSTISGMVFSWRVAHMVFAGKHIKIAGQFGGLAWSFAPDPLGIIFGLIASTLWLFAAIYSFGYMEGKQKQRTYYIFFLISLSMTLGVAFSGNLVALYLFYELLTFATYPLVIHERNPEAMKAGSKYIMYSLSGAGAILIAIVITYSWTGNLEFTGTPILAHLYGPELNWLLLLFFLGFGVKAAVMPLHQWLPEAMAAPTPVSALLHAVAVVYSGAYGILRVVYSIFGYELMGKLSFSTILIWIVAITILMGVIIAIRQDVLKRRLAYQTISHISYILLGALTLHPWGLAGAIMHMISYSTLKITLFFCAGIIAEQTGETKISRMGEIGWNLPKTMTIFSIATLGMIGILPLNTFWGKYYLMKGSAAGGKWPLALVLIGSGILNAVCFIPVIVNAFRGRRKGPRAEAGGRAFFMLTPTVILTVVAVFMGIWPGVVWPGVEAVVNWFF from the coding sequence ATGTTGTATCTAATTCTAGCTTTATCAAGTGGGATAATTGGAGGCTTGATTGTTGCTTTAATGCCCCGAGATGGAGAACGGGTAAATAATTTACGCAAACTTATTGTTGCGCTTTCTACTATATCCGGTATGGTTTTTAGTTGGAGGGTTGCCCATATGGTTTTTGCAGGGAAGCATATCAAAATAGCCGGTCAATTTGGAGGATTAGCATGGAGTTTTGCTCCGGATCCATTAGGAATTATTTTTGGATTAATTGCCTCTACTTTATGGCTTTTTGCTGCTATATACTCCTTTGGATATATGGAAGGAAAACAAAAACAACGGACATATTATATATTTTTTCTTATATCTCTTAGTATGACGCTTGGGGTAGCCTTTTCAGGCAATCTTGTGGCTTTGTATTTATTTTATGAACTGCTTACCTTTGCCACCTACCCCCTTGTGATTCATGAACGAAATCCAGAGGCCATGAAAGCTGGTTCAAAATATATTATGTATAGTCTTTCCGGTGCAGGGGCAATTTTGATTGCAATTGTGATCACCTATAGTTGGACAGGGAATCTTGAGTTTACAGGCACTCCTATTTTGGCCCATCTATATGGACCGGAACTTAATTGGTTATTGTTGTTGTTCTTTCTTGGATTTGGTGTAAAGGCAGCGGTAATGCCATTACATCAATGGCTACCCGAAGCCATGGCAGCACCGACCCCGGTGAGTGCTTTGCTCCATGCGGTAGCGGTGGTTTATTCAGGAGCTTATGGGATTTTACGGGTTGTATATTCCATATTTGGTTATGAACTTATGGGAAAACTAAGTTTTAGTACTATTCTTATTTGGATTGTGGCCATTACGATTTTGATGGGGGTTATCATAGCCATCAGGCAAGATGTGTTAAAGCGACGCTTGGCTTACCAGACCATCAGTCATATATCCTATATTTTACTAGGTGCTCTTACGCTGCATCCATGGGGATTGGCGGGGGCTATAATGCATATGATTAGTTATTCTACGTTAAAAATTACACTCTTTTTTTGTGCGGGAATTATTGCTGAGCAGACTGGCGAAACTAAAATCAGTAGAATGGGTGAAATCGGTTGGAATCTGCCTAAGACAATGACCATATTTAGTATTGCTACTTTGGGGATGATTGGTATATTGCCCCTTAATACCTTTTGGGGCAAATATTACTTGATGAAAGGAAGTGCCGCAGGAGGGAAGTGGCCGCTTGCTTTGGTGTTAATCGGTAGCGGGATACTTAATGCTGTTTGTTTTATACCTGTTATAGTGAATGCCTTTCGTGGAAGAAGAAAAGGGCCTAGAGCTGAGGCAGGGGGCAGGGCGTTCTTTATGCTGACCCCAACTGTGATTTTGACCGTAGTAGCGGTATTTATGGGGATTTGGCCTGGAGTTGTTTGGCCTGGAGTTGAAGCTGTTGTCAACTGGTTTTTCTAA
- a CDS encoding monovalent cation/H+ antiporter subunit D family protein, with protein sequence MAETVTANLPVFVIIAPLFIAFILPTLAKRMRLVEGLVIFIEVLMLIGAGYLASIVFLQKEGIPIIYRLGGWEAPWGIELKAGNLGVFFLLVVAGVSLPIALFAKDNLTKEVGAKERVARFYVLFLLLCGTLAGMALTNDLFNVFVLVEVATLSCCGLVSSRNHPRAAEAAFTYLILATLGSALVLGGIGFIYIITGNLNMGFASSELATIWQNNPHVVWMAASFLLVGFGVKSALFPLHVWLPDAHSSAPSPASAILSGLAVKGYLICLLKILYTVFGPTLLKSFAIDKMLVLTGTVAIIAGSISALKQEELKRRLAFSTVAQMGYIFLGLGLVNTRGLTGTLFYLASHAVIKSTLFLAAGAMIAATGKKNINELAGIGRKMPITATAFTIGSLGLIGIPLFSGFIGKWNLLLGGLEAGTILPIIVIIAGSIFCAAYLLPVIRIAYFEQAPQKDWKDPGLAQKTALILLSAAVIILGVIPGPLLELANRAAAELLTL encoded by the coding sequence ATGGCGGAAACAGTGACAGCTAATTTGCCGGTATTTGTTATTATCGCTCCTTTATTTATTGCATTCATTCTACCAACCCTTGCTAAACGAATGCGGTTAGTGGAAGGCTTGGTTATTTTTATCGAGGTCTTAATGCTTATAGGTGCAGGATATTTGGCATCTATAGTTTTTTTACAAAAAGAGGGAATTCCGATAATATACCGTTTAGGGGGTTGGGAAGCACCCTGGGGTATAGAACTTAAGGCAGGTAATCTAGGGGTTTTTTTCCTATTGGTTGTAGCTGGGGTTAGTTTGCCTATTGCATTATTTGCTAAGGATAACCTTACAAAAGAGGTAGGGGCTAAGGAACGGGTGGCTAGGTTTTATGTGCTCTTTTTATTATTATGTGGTACCCTAGCTGGGATGGCTCTAACGAATGACCTTTTTAATGTTTTCGTTTTAGTAGAAGTAGCTACCCTAAGCTGTTGTGGCTTAGTAAGTTCGCGGAATCACCCTAGGGCTGCTGAGGCTGCTTTTACGTATTTGATACTGGCGACTCTCGGTTCTGCTTTGGTATTAGGGGGGATTGGTTTTATATATATTATTACCGGTAATCTTAATATGGGATTTGCCTCTTCGGAATTGGCGACTATTTGGCAGAATAATCCCCATGTGGTATGGATGGCAGCTAGTTTTTTATTAGTAGGTTTTGGGGTGAAATCAGCCCTTTTTCCACTGCATGTTTGGCTACCAGATGCCCATTCATCAGCCCCTTCACCGGCTAGTGCTATTTTGTCCGGACTTGCCGTAAAGGGCTATTTAATCTGTCTTTTAAAAATCCTATATACCGTATTTGGGCCCACTTTATTAAAAAGTTTTGCCATAGATAAGATGTTAGTTCTGACAGGAACGGTTGCCATTATAGCCGGTTCCATATCGGCTCTTAAACAGGAAGAATTAAAACGTAGGCTTGCCTTTTCTACGGTGGCCCAGATGGGATATATTTTTCTTGGTTTAGGCCTTGTAAATACTAGGGGATTAACAGGTACATTGTTTTACTTGGCCAGTCATGCAGTGATAAAATCGACCTTGTTTTTGGCAGCAGGGGCTATGATTGCTGCTACAGGCAAGAAAAATATTAATGAATTAGCCGGCATTGGCAGAAAAATGCCGATAACAGCGACAGCCTTTACCATTGGTAGTTTAGGTCTAATAGGTATACCCCTATTTTCTGGCTTCATTGGAAAATGGAATCTACTCCTTGGAGGTTTGGAGGCAGGGACCATTCTTCCTATTATCGTGATTATTGCAGGAAGTATCTTTTGTGCTGCTTATCTCCTTCCGGTTATTAGGATTGCCTATTTTGAGCAGGCACCACAAAAAGATTGGAAAGATCCCGGATTAGCACAAAAAACCGCCCTTATTTTATTATCGGCAGCAGTTATTATTTTAGGAGTTATACCGGGACCTTTACTAGAATTAGCCAATAGGGCAGCTGCCGAATTATTGACGCTTTAA
- a CDS encoding cation:proton antiporter subunit C: protein MRTFLEKLIINYPYTFAVVLFIIGVLTVLTRDNLFKKLIGINIMESSIFIMFIAGGNIRGGAVPILDGNQPSPVYINPLPSALMLTGIVVSVSVTAFALALIIRLHQSYGTTNARKIAKMRNEVLGDGGNSDS, encoded by the coding sequence ATGAGGACATTTCTCGAAAAACTAATCATCAATTATCCATATACCTTTGCGGTTGTTTTGTTTATTATTGGAGTACTTACTGTTCTGACTCGGGACAATTTGTTTAAAAAATTGATTGGAATAAATATTATGGAAAGTTCTATTTTTATTATGTTTATTGCCGGGGGTAATATTAGAGGAGGGGCTGTGCCAATTCTTGATGGAAATCAGCCTAGTCCCGTATATATTAATCCTCTCCCATCAGCATTAATGTTGACGGGTATAGTTGTTAGTGTCAGTGTAACAGCCTTTGCTTTGGCACTTATTATTCGGTTACATCAATCTTATGGAACTACAAATGCTCGGAAAATAGCGAAGATGAGAAATGAGGTGTTAGGGGATGGCGGAAACAGTGACAGCTAA
- a CDS encoding sodium:proton antiporter, whose amino-acid sequence MKDFILKRVTAIIFPLMCIYGIYVILHGHISPGGSFAGGIIVGLSFIAYSTIYGMEKGRAKLPEKVLIWTESYGTLWYGIMGMVGIIRGVPFLANKLGGFDLGVPGTLSSGGLISLLGLGVGIRVASTMVTLFFTMKEEEI is encoded by the coding sequence ATGAAGGATTTTATTTTAAAAAGAGTAACTGCTATAATTTTCCCTCTTATGTGTATATATGGGATTTATGTAATTCTCCATGGCCATATTTCCCCCGGGGGTTCCTTTGCAGGGGGAATTATAGTGGGGCTTAGTTTTATCGCATATTCTACAATTTATGGCATGGAAAAAGGCCGTGCTAAGCTTCCTGAAAAGGTTCTGATTTGGACAGAGAGTTATGGTACCCTATGGTACGGTATCATGGGAATGGTAGGAATTATCAGAGGGGTCCCCTTTTTGGCGAATAAGCTGGGGGGATTTGATTTAGGTGTGCCGGGAACCCTTTCTTCTGGAGGGCTTATTTCTCTCCTTGGCCTAGGTGTTGGTATTAGGGTAGCCAGTACCATGGTAACTTTGTTTTTTACAATGAAGGAGGAGGAAATATGA
- a CDS encoding DUF4040 domain-containing protein, with amino-acid sequence MTDYWIMVLLLILVMASLAMYFIRDLLHAVIIYGAYSLVMVLIWLQMNTPDLAVTEAAAGICMTVLMMVVVFRTGRKEE; translated from the coding sequence ATTACAGATTATTGGATTATGGTTCTACTGCTCATCCTAGTGATGGCGTCTTTGGCTATGTATTTTATTAGAGATCTTTTGCATGCGGTTATCATTTATGGTGCATACAGTTTGGTTATGGTTCTTATATGGCTACAGATGAATACTCCTGATCTTGCTGTCACGGAGGCTGCTGCAGGAATTTGTATGACCGTCCTGATGATGGTGGTTGTTTTTCGCACCGGCCGAAAGGAGGAGTAA